In the genome of Meiothermus sp. Pnk-1, the window TCTCCGATTTTACCGCGTACTTCCTGCTGGGCGAACTCATCGAGTTCGGCCCCACCAATCAGCTCTTCACTAACCCCAAGGATCCCCGCACCGAGGCCTACATCACCGGACGCTTCGGGTAAGCCCGAGGCGGGCGGCCTGGATCGGGCCGTTGCGGGATAATGTAGCCGTGCGGGTAGGAGTGTTGCTCACCCCCAGCTTCCTCGAGGCCGAAGCGGCGTTGGCGCTCGAGGTCTGTCGTTTGCTGGGCCTGGAGGCTTTCACCTTCGCCAAGGCCCGAAGCTCCTTGGAGGGCCAGGCCGGTGCGGTCTGGACGCCCAGGTTCGCCCTCTCCGGCCGACCCCAAATGGAGGTGTTGGTGGTTCCCGGTGGGGCCAGCATGCGCCGCATGGGCCGCGACCCGGTGCTGCAGGGCTGGCTCGAGGAGGCCTGGCCGCACCTGCAAGCGGTATTTCTGGGGGCCAACGCCAGCCTTTTCCTGGCCGAAGCGGGTTATCTGGGGGGGACGGTGACCGCCCAGGCCCTGGCCCGCGAAGCCCTGGCGGAAAGGGGTTTTCGGGTGGTGGAGGCTCCCTTGGTCTGGCACGGCAAGGTGTGCAGCACCCGGGGCTACTTGGATCTGGCCCGGGCGCTGCTGGACTGGCAATTGGCCCCGCCGGGGCTCCGGCAGCACCTGGGGTTGCACGAGCGGTAGGCGGAGTATATTGGTCATGTGCTCAAAGGCGAGAAAGTGATGTTGCGGGCGATACGCCCCGAGGACCTAGAGCGGCTGTGGGAGTTCAACAACGACCTCGAGGTGGAACTCTTCGGGGGTGGCGGTCCACCCTACCCTCAGTCCTTGGCCCGCCTAAAGGCCGATTTCGAGCGGGAATGGGCCAAGGGGGGGCGGGACGGTACCAACTTTGGCATCGAAGTAGACGGCAAGTTCATCGGTCACTGCGCTCTTTTTGAGTTTGACCACGTGAGCCGCACCTGCAAGCTGGGCATCAGCATCGGGGACAAGGGCTACTGGGACAAGGGATACGGGCGCGACGCGGTGCGGGTGTTGGTAGA includes:
- a CDS encoding DJ-1/PfpI family protein — its product is MRVGVLLTPSFLEAEAALALEVCRLLGLEAFTFAKARSSLEGQAGAVWTPRFALSGRPQMEVLVVPGGASMRRMGRDPVLQGWLEEAWPHLQAVFLGANASLFLAEAGYLGGTVTAQALAREALAERGFRVVEAPLVWHGKVCSTRGYLDLARALLDWQLAPPGLRQHLGLHER
- a CDS encoding GNAT family N-acetyltransferase, with product MLKGEKVMLRAIRPEDLERLWEFNNDLEVELFGGGGPPYPQSLARLKADFEREWAKGGRDGTNFGIEVDGKFIGHCALFEFDHVSRTCKLGISIGDKGYWDKGYGRDAVRVLVDYAFRLLNQRKVWLSVNGNNERAIRAYRGCGFQEEGRLRRQVWTNGQYVDLVQMGILREEWERLRTG